The DNA region CGCCCTTCAGTGTCCAAGCCACACCAGCTGAGTCAATACCTGCTCTTTGAGCGGATTCAATATCATAACGGCTGTCTCCCACCATGAGGGTCGTCGGTGCTAAGGCCCCCAATTCTGACATGGCTTTTAGCACTGGCTCTGGATGAGGCTTAGGGTGGTCGACGTCTTGAATTGTAATGACCGTTTGCATAAAGGGTTTGAGCCCACAAAGCTCAAGGCCCATCATCGCTGTTTTACGTTGCTTCGTTGTCACAATGCCTAATTTGACCCCTCTATCATGTAAGGTTTGTATGACGTCGTAGGCGTGGGGAAAGGCTTCAACCATGTCATCGTGCACCCTCAGGTTATGCTCACGGTACACCTGTATCATGTCTTGTATACGTTCCGTATCTGTCTCTGCTTCTTCAGCAAAGATCGTCATCATATCCACTAAGGTTTTCCCCATGTGTGGGATGATGTGATCACGGGTGTATGCTTTCTCAGGGTAATATTGATTCAGCGTGTGTAAAAAGGATGATATAATCAGTTCATTTGTATCCAGTATTGTGCCGTCAAGGTCAAATAAGACGGTTGTGTATTTTCCCATGGTCCTTCTCATACTCCTTTGTGTCTGTACCTATAACGTACATTTAATGGTTTGTTTCTTCTTTGAGGTAGGATTGACTAGGGGTGTGCTCCGTTCGTTTCCATAATAGCCCAATCGCAATT from Caldalkalibacillus salinus includes:
- the ppaX gene encoding pyrophosphatase PpaX, which gives rise to MGKYTTVLFDLDGTILDTNELIISSFLHTLNQYYPEKAYTRDHIIPHMGKTLVDMMTIFAEEAETDTERIQDMIQVYREHNLRVHDDMVEAFPHAYDVIQTLHDRGVKLGIVTTKQRKTAMMGLELCGLKPFMQTVITIQDVDHPKPHPEPVLKAMSELGALAPTTLMVGDSRYDIESAQRAGIDSAGVAWTLKGVDYLQSFSPTYMLESMQDLLTIQQELSRS